TCAAAGAGAACAGGGTAAGAAATACCAAGTAGCCGAATGTGGGCTTTAAAAAGCCCATATAATGGTCATCGCGTAAAAGACGTGTTAGAGAAGATATAAAGCCTAGTTAGGGCAGACTAAATCCCAAAGTCCACCACAATCACCCAAACCTAAAACCCGTAACCTAATTCCGCCGCAATCCACCGATGCATGTCATGGGGACTCCTTGAGATGAAACGAAAACGCAGTTTAAGAGGAGCTATGAACTTGTTTTGCTTCAGGTATGATTGACTTCAAAAAATACCTTGAAACTATAAACCTCAgtttctttgaatttgatttttaaagtCAATAATACCTTGAAGCAAAGCTCGCGTTCATCACCGCCATTCGAGTAGTCCGAAATTTCAGAGATATAAGCCATCGCCGTGTGAAGTCAGCAGCGAGAACTAAAGGAATCCAACCCTAATTTGAGCTCTTGTATATTGAAGTCAGCAGCGAGCATTAGGCTCACGATTTATTCTTTAGGAGATGGTAATGGTACATTCTCCATCGAAATCCCTACTCTTACTTAACCTTTGTGCAGAATGTGAATATAAACCCTTATGTAGCTTCTTTTAGCTGCCTTTTTATACGATATTCTAATCAAACCCTTGTTGAGATCCATATCTAGTCATAGCTATGTTTTGGATTGTTGTGCAGTTTCACTAACGTAGTCTCAAGTTCAGTTGGTAAGTAATCACAATcagatttaacaaaaacaaatttgctTCTACTGAGAGGCAGTTTCACTTAGGAGAATAAGTGGAGtaacaaatgttaaaaataaaaatgatagaaaaaatcatatgaaaatttgaaagtgaatttctgttttgatttttctggtTCAATGTGAAAATACAGTTTAGTGAGGAAAAAAACAGCTAAATTGTAGTATTGTATTAAAACGAGTTTTAAggaagaaaatacaaatgaaattaTGGGTATATAAATACCCAAATACCTTtctcaaaaaccaaatcaggCTCTGTTTCCATTATTTCTCGCTGCTGACTTTACACACGACGATGGTCAATATCTCTGAAATTCCCGACGACTCTAATGACGGCTGCGATCCAAACAAGAAACCAGAAGAACAAGTTTtgagaagaagtagaagaatcGCGACAAGAAACgagaatcaaaacaagaagcccaaggaggaagaagaagaagataatcgCTCGGTATCTTTTCCAATTCCAAACGAGCTCACCGAAGCTTGCGTCGCACTCATCCGGAAATGTGATTACCCTAGTCTATCTTCCGTCTCAAGTTACTTTTTCAATCTCATCGCTTCGTCAGGACTCTACGAAACGCGTTCGCGCCTCGGTCTTTCCGAAACCTTTCTTTACGCCGCCATCAAATTCCCTGACACAAATCCCGCAAACTGGTACATTCTCCATCGAAACAAGGTTTCTTCTTTACGTCTGACGGAAGTCGGTTCACTTCCACCTGTGCCGTGGGGATGTTCTGTCGTCACAGTCGGTCAAGAGATGTATGTAATTGGTGGACTCCTAGACATAAGACGTTTACAGTTGATGACTCTCATCGATTGCAGAACTCACAAATGTCGCTCGCTTCCGAGTATGAAAAGAGGTCGTTACAAAGCAGCCGCCGGAGTTGTCGACGGAAAGATTTACGTAATCGGAGGTTTCAGGATGAGAAAACCGGATGCTGAATGGATTGAAGTGTTTGATCTAAAGACACAGATTTGGGAATCTTTGCCTGGTCCGTACCCTAGAACTAGTGCGGGTTCCCAG
This sequence is a window from Arabidopsis thaliana chromosome 1 sequence. Protein-coding genes within it:
- a CDS encoding Galactose oxidase/kelch repeat superfamily protein (Galactose oxidase/kelch repeat superfamily protein; CONTAINS InterPro DOMAIN/s: Galactose oxidase/kelch, beta-propeller (InterPro:IPR011043), Kelch repeat type 1 (InterPro:IPR006652), Kelch related (InterPro:IPR013089), Kelch-type beta propeller (InterPro:IPR015915); BEST Arabidopsis thaliana protein match is: Galactose oxidase/kelch repeat superfamily protein (TAIR:AT1G19460.1); Has 1608 Blast hits to 1548 proteins in 136 species: Archae - 0; Bacteria - 86; Metazoa - 423; Fungi - 8; Plants - 1021; Viruses - 35; Other Eukaryotes - 35 (source: NCBI BLink).), which gives rise to MVNISEIPDDSNDGCDPNKKPEEQVLRRSRRIATRNENQNKKPKEEEEEDNRSVSFPIPNELTEACVALIRKCDYPSLSSVSSYFFNLIASSGLYETRSRLGLSETFLYAAIKFPDTNPANWYILHRNKVSSLRLTEVGSLPPVPWGCSVVTVGQEMYVIGGLLDIRRLQLMTLIDCRTHKCRSLPSMKRGRYKAAAGVVDGKIYVIGGFRMRKPDAEWIEVFDLKTQIWESLPGPYPRTSAGSQFSAHAVMEDKLYMLGSKFCLVYEPKRNGEWDASVGATPLKDLWDKTCCVVDDMLYTTDPRRTLGHPIVVYHPKDKTWRPVKGESLWSLPSYFFSKSEMANFGGKLVILGSNKSYVTGDCIGEKGIWCVMIELEKREGGEIWGKVESLDCVLGDINFLSVRLCQTLTI